Proteins found in one Zea mays cultivar B73 chromosome 1, Zm-B73-REFERENCE-NAM-5.0, whole genome shotgun sequence genomic segment:
- the LOC103645045 gene encoding uncharacterized protein — protein MKNKPEDVDIVEWHYMVLYFGSEKFQKISSRNSENRQKQRTKHIMGSRTFSQISFQQRDPETGIEPTDLSLWMITHCKNDEWSEEASRGIYENAAEKIAEKIYQTEKFYLTREEENAIFQTTFKETTGCKANRLHGHGYLSRYPTRSQVMESKFLEQARATVATNQKNIELESQVQLLNEKLACEVAERERILQEKMQALQEEEEKKRQVLREEMRQEMVAALAVVAQ, from the exons ATGAAAAACAAGCCTGAAGATGTAGACATCGTCGAGTGGCATTACATGGTGTTGTATTTTGGATCTGAGAAATTCCAG AAAATAAGCAGCCGGAACTCGGAAAACCGTCAGAAACAAAGAACGAAGCATATAATGGGTTCTAGAACTTTTTCCCAAATAAGCTTTCAACAG AGAGATCCAGAAACTGGTATAGAACCAACCGATCTATCCCTTTGGATGATTACTCATTGTAAAAATGATGAATGGTCGGAAGAGGCTTCACGTGGCATTTAT GAGAACGCAGCTGAGAAAATTGCTGAGAAAATATATCAAACAGAAAAATTTTATCTAACAAGAGAAGAGGAAAATGCTATTTTCCAAACAACATTCAAGGAAACAACAGGATGTAAGGCAAACAGACTTCATGGTCATGGGTACCTATCAAGATATCCAACAAGAAGTCAAGTGATGGAATCAAAGTTCCTCGAACAAGCTCGTGCCACGGTTGCAACCAACCAAAAAAACATTGAACTCGAAAGTCAGGTCCAGTTGTTAAATGAAAAACTTGCGTGTGAGGTTGCAGAACGAGAAAGAATACTCCAGGAAAAAATGCAAGCactgcaagaagaagaagaaaaaaaaagacaagtgcttagagaagaaatgaggcaagaaatggttgctgcccttgctgttgTAGCACAATAG